CGTTACAAGCCTGTTGGTAATCACACTCTGCACATCATTTATTTCGGCAGAGAGTTCCAATATTCCCGCGTCATTGAGAGATGCGAAGGAAATCCCAGAAGCATTTTTCAAATATATCGAACGAGAAGAACCAGAGTATAAGTGGGAAATTCACGATTCATTTTCACATGAGGGCGTTACCGCTTATCCCGTCGAATTGACATCTCAAACCTGGCAGGGAATCACCTGGAAACATTGGCTCTACATCTTTGAACCGGATAACGTTCGCATCAACAGCAAGGTTTTATTGTTCGTAACAGGTGGCAGTAATGGATCTCGTCCGAATGAAAAACGACTCAAGCCCGCATTTTTGCTGGCAAAAGCCACTGGAGCCCGAATCGCTTTACTCACACAGGTTCCCAATCAGCCTCTATTCGATGGCAAAAAGGAAGACGATCTGATTACAGAAACCTGGTTGCGTTACCTCAAAACCGGCGACGAAAACTGGCCACTGCTGTTCCCGATGGCTAAAAGCGCAGTGAAAGCCATGGATGCGATTCAGGAAATCGCCTTAGAGAAACGAAACCTTGCAATCGACGGTTTTGTCATTACAGGGGCGTCCAAACGGGGATGGACAAGCTGGCTAACCCCGGTTGTAGACAAGCGAATCATCGCTACTGCGCCAATCGTCATTGACACACTCAATTTCCGCAAGCAGATGAAGCATCAAATTGCGACCTGGGGCAAATACAGCGAACAAATCATCGATTACACAAGTAAAGGACTGATCGTCGAAGGCGAAGAAAATGCCCGAGAAAAACATCTCCGCCTGATGATGGACCCTTACACCTATCGACAACAGATCAAAATTCCCAAATTGCTCGTGAATGGCACCAATGACCCTTACTGGGTGGTTGATGCCATGCGTTTTTACTGGTCAGATCTGGTCGGGCCCAAATATATCCTCCAGGTTCCCAATGCAGGTCATGGCCTGGGGGATGGAGTCGAGTATGCCCTGCAAACAATCGGCGCGTTTTTCATTCATGCTGCAACAGGAAAAGAACTTCCTGCTATCAAATGGGATAACACCAACGAATATGAATTAAAACTAACATGTATCAATAAACCAGCACAGGTCCGAGTCTGGAGCGCCTACTCAGAAGACAAAGATTTCCGCGACGCAGAATGGACCTCAAAAGAAGTGAGCCCAGAAGACAATGTATATCTAGCTAAAATAAGCAAACCTGAAAAAGGTCATGTCGCCTATTACATGGAAGCAGTATACTCAATAGGTCAAATCCCTTTTTCATTATGTACAATCACAACATCTAAATAACCCACTCTTCCCCAATTCTTTATTTCCATTAATGGAGGCTCTTTTTAAAAATAATCAGAGAAGATTTCTTTTTCGATCTATCAGTTTTGTTTTTGAATGTTAAGATTATGTGTAGAGGTTGTTAGCCTCTCGGAGAAACTGATAGAAGGAACGTATTTTAGTGGTGAAAGGAACAACCACATGAAGAAGAAATCCCTCGCCCCCTCTTCAAAAGTCATGCCCCCCAAAACCGTTGCGGATCGGACCTCCGCACTACAACTAAGTGATCCTCATTCTCTGGAATGTGAGATCCAACATGCTCTGGCACTGGATTCCGATGTTTGTCTGAATTCTCTAGTTGTCCGCCGCACTAAAAATGGCGTCTGCCTCGAAGGAGTTCTGGAATTTGATGATGAATGTCCAGATATCTGCAAGAGAGTTCAAGCCCTCACAGGAGTTGAAGAGGTTATTAATCATTTACTGGTTAAAAAGCGTATGCCTCTCCCTCCCAAAGGGTAAACTCATCGTTGAAATCTCAACTGTGGTTCTATAACCCAGTTGAGTCTTGCGTGAGTCTCCTCAGTACCTTGAGAGCTGTTAATCAATTGTTATTTTGACAAAAATTGAAAATTCCTCTGTGCGCCGATTCTCACATCTGATAAGTTCCGCGAATCTACTTCGCTGTTTTAGGTGTCTCCAATACTTTGAAACACATCCTCAACCGTAACATCCTTTTCGGACACCCAAATTAAATTTTTTTACTTCTATACCTGACCATTGCAATAATTCATGAAGAATTCGGCAACTGTTAAAGGTACAAATTGAAGCACTTATCAGTAGCAAGGAAGGCCACTATGAGTCTCAATAAACATTCTAACCAGGATCTCATGGTTCAAATTCGCTGGCTGATCCGGAGGGATATGCCAGAGGTTCTTCAAATCGAGCAAGAAAGTTTTGAGTATACCTGGACCGAAGAGTATTTTCTCAGCTGCTTGAGACAAAGAAACTGTATTGGGATGGTGGCAGAATATAATCATCAGATTGTAGGATTCATGATTTATGAACTTCATAAGTCGATGATTCAGGTATTGAATTTTGCTGTTGCACCTGAATACAGGCAACAGGGTATCGGTCGCCAAATGGTCCAACGGGTGATTGATAAACTTTCTCAACAACGTCGCCGAGAAATTACACTCGAAGTCCGTGAAACCAACCTTGAAGCGCAACTATTTTTTCGTAAGATGGATTTTCGTGCTGTCTCTGTATTACGAAATTACTTTGAAGATGCAGAAGAAGACGCCTACGTTTTGCAATATCGCTTAGAACGTTCAGAACAGGACTTCGCCCCGGGGCTCTCTCCCAAGAATCGAATCAGTAATTATCTCGACGCTTCAGATGCCGCTTGAATTGATTAACAAAAGCAAGTTCAAAAAATCCATAGCGATATTTGCTCCATTCATTGGCATTAAACTCTAAAAAAAGACGTTTTCCCCGAATTCGGGCTAATGGCAAAACAGTCACCACGCGAATCTTCTCCCGATCAACCAACATCAATGATTCAATTGCGTGGCATTCGGGTTCATAACCTGAAAAGTATCGACCTGGATCTTCCTCTAAATCAGCTGACTGTCATCTGTGGAGTCAGTGGCTCAGGCAAAACCAGCCTTGCTTTTGATACGCTTTACGCTGAAGGTCAAAGGCGTTACATAGAAACTCTCTCCACTTCAGCCAGGCAGCACCTCAATCAGCTCCCTAAACCCGATGCTGATCACATCGATCACATCCCACCTGCCATCGCGCTCAAACAAAATACACGGAAGCATTCTACGGCTAAAGGTATTGAACCGACTGTCGCAACCGAGTCAGGCATTCATCACTACCTGCGCTTACTTTATACATCGCTGGGTGAAATCAGTTGTCCCGATTGCCAACTGCCCGTAACCCCCCAATCTCCTGAATCCGTCTTTGCATTCATAAAAACTCTTCCAGCTAATACCCGATATCAAATTAGCTTCCCCATTACCAAGACAGAGGAACGATCGACAGCTGAAGTTATTGAAGATTTAACTCGCGAGGGGCTTACTCGTGTCATTATCAATCACGAAACTGTGAACTTGTCAGACAGCTTCACTCATGTCGATGAGGAATGGGATGATTTTTTGGTCGTTCTTGACCGCCTGAATACCAAAAACCTCGACGAGCAACGTGTTCTAGACAGCCTGGAAATCGCCTTTCAGGAATCTTCTGGGCTCGCGACGATACTAGTTGAACAAACGGAACTAGTGCAGTCCGATATTGGGCTCCCCTTTATTATCGATCAGAAAACATGGTTTCGATTTGACTTCTCGACGGAATTAATCTGCCCTCAATGCCGTAAACAGTTTATTTTTCCCGAGCCACAGCTTTTCAATTTCTACAGCCCGGCAGGAGCCTGTCCGCTTTGTCAGGGATCGGGGGTTGTTTCAGATCCCCAAGCTAATCCCAAAACAACTAAGATCTGTTCAGCCTGCAATGGGAGTCGGTTGAATGAATCAGCACTTGCAGTACACGTACAAAATTACCATCTCGATCAACTCTGCCAACGCCCGATTCTAGAACTTGTTGACTGGTTTCAAAATCTGAGTCAGGGCACAAGTGCTCCCATTCAACAGCGCCTTTCACCCATTTTCCGTGAGATCAAGGACCGTTTAGCCCTGTTAAACGAATTGGGAGTCAGCTATCTCACCTTAAACAGATCGGTCCGAACCCTCTCTGGCGGAGAGAGTCAACGAATCACATTAGCCTCTGTTTTATCTTCGAGCCTTGTAAATACACTTTATGTACTAGACGAACCTTCGTCCGGGCTCCATCCTGCTGATAATGATCGCGTGATTTCTGTGCTTCACAAACTACGTGACTTAAAAAATACCGTCGTTGTAGTGGAGCATGATGCAGAATTCATAAGAACTGCTGATCACATTGTGGAATTGGGTCCTGCTGCGGGCAAAGCAGGGGGGAAAGTTGTTTTTGAAGGGAGATATAAGAAGTTAATCGCAACAACAGCTACACCTACAAGTAATTTTCTGAATGCCCCCTCAATCAAAACTTTGAAATCGGCTCCCAGAAATGAAGCGTCTCAATGGCTCACACTCCATGATGTTACTCAAAATAATCTCAAAAACCTGACCGTTTCATTCCCATTGGGACAATTATCCGTAGTCACAGGTATCAGCGGTAGCGGAAAAAGCAGTTTGATTGAGCAAACATTGTTTCCTGTGCTCTCTGACTTAATGACCGAAACCACAACTGCTGAGACATTTTCATTCTGCGAATCAACTACGGGTGTTGAACAAATTGATGAGGTGATTTTACTTGATCAAGCTCTCGTCGGTCAGACATCACGTAGCATACCGGCGACATATCTCAATCTGTTCGATGACATCAGAGCTGTTTTTGCCCAAACAGCCGACGCGAAATTACGTAACCTCTCCCCAAAACACTTCAGTTTTAATAGCAAAAACGGTGGCCGCTGCCACGAATGCAAAGGAACTGGATTGATAGACATCGATTTACAATTTCTGGGTGACCTCACAATGGTCTGCCAGGAATGTCATGGTAAGCGTTATCAACGTGAATTGCTGGAGATCAAATATCGTAAACTTAATATCGCCGAGGTGTTAGCATTAACTGTTGATGAAGCCTTCCCTTTTTTCAGAGGCCAAGCGGCGTTACAGAAGAAGCTGAAACAACTGAAAGATGTGGGCCTGGGCTATCTCCCGTTAGGGCAACCGGTATCTTCGCTCTCGGGTGGTGAATGCCAACGCTTAAAACTGGCGGCCTATTTAACCACAACGAGCCGCAACAAAACACTGTTTCTGATGAATGAACCCACGTGTGGCTTGCACCCCCTAGATGTGAAACATGTTTTGAACTGCTTTGAACATTTACTGTCGGCAGGACACTCCTTCATTGTCATTGAACATAATCTGCAGGTCGTCTCAAATGCTGACCATATCATTGACCTTGGACCAGGAGCCGGAGAGCAGGGAGGGAGTATTGTCGTTACAGGAACGCCTAGTGAAGTTGCGTTACACCCGACATCTTATACTGGAATAGCGCTCAAACATCTGACGACTGCGAATTGAAACACGATTCATGTTATTTTCTACGTCGCTGCCGTTTTCTTTTTTTTCCGCCGCGCGATGCTTTCCCTTTTTTAGGTCTCCCCGATGATCCACCTTGATTCTTAAGATCGTCTATCCGATCGCGTAACAACGCAGCTCGT
The Gimesia aquarii DNA segment above includes these coding regions:
- a CDS encoding PhoPQ-activated pathogenicity-related family protein, which gives rise to MFLRVVTSLLVITLCTSFISAESSNIPASLRDAKEIPEAFFKYIEREEPEYKWEIHDSFSHEGVTAYPVELTSQTWQGITWKHWLYIFEPDNVRINSKVLLFVTGGSNGSRPNEKRLKPAFLLAKATGARIALLTQVPNQPLFDGKKEDDLITETWLRYLKTGDENWPLLFPMAKSAVKAMDAIQEIALEKRNLAIDGFVITGASKRGWTSWLTPVVDKRIIATAPIVIDTLNFRKQMKHQIATWGKYSEQIIDYTSKGLIVEGEENAREKHLRLMMDPYTYRQQIKIPKLLVNGTNDPYWVVDAMRFYWSDLVGPKYILQVPNAGHGLGDGVEYALQTIGAFFIHAATGKELPAIKWDNTNEYELKLTCINKPAQVRVWSAYSEDKDFRDAEWTSKEVSPEDNVYLAKISKPEKGHVAYYMEAVYSIGQIPFSLCTITTSK
- the rimI gene encoding ribosomal protein S18-alanine N-acetyltransferase; the encoded protein is MSLNKHSNQDLMVQIRWLIRRDMPEVLQIEQESFEYTWTEEYFLSCLRQRNCIGMVAEYNHQIVGFMIYELHKSMIQVLNFAVAPEYRQQGIGRQMVQRVIDKLSQQRRREITLEVRETNLEAQLFFRKMDFRAVSVLRNYFEDAEEDAYVLQYRLERSEQDFAPGLSPKNRISNYLDASDAA
- the uvrA gene encoding excinuclease ABC subunit UvrA (The UvrABC repair system catalyzes the recognition and processing of DNA lesions. UvrA is an ATPase and a DNA-binding protein. A damage recognition complex composed of 2 uvrA and 2 uvrB subunits scans DNA for abnormalities. When the presence of a lesion has been verified by uvrB, the uvrA molecules dissociate), translating into MAKQSPRESSPDQPTSMIQLRGIRVHNLKSIDLDLPLNQLTVICGVSGSGKTSLAFDTLYAEGQRRYIETLSTSARQHLNQLPKPDADHIDHIPPAIALKQNTRKHSTAKGIEPTVATESGIHHYLRLLYTSLGEISCPDCQLPVTPQSPESVFAFIKTLPANTRYQISFPITKTEERSTAEVIEDLTREGLTRVIINHETVNLSDSFTHVDEEWDDFLVVLDRLNTKNLDEQRVLDSLEIAFQESSGLATILVEQTELVQSDIGLPFIIDQKTWFRFDFSTELICPQCRKQFIFPEPQLFNFYSPAGACPLCQGSGVVSDPQANPKTTKICSACNGSRLNESALAVHVQNYHLDQLCQRPILELVDWFQNLSQGTSAPIQQRLSPIFREIKDRLALLNELGVSYLTLNRSVRTLSGGESQRITLASVLSSSLVNTLYVLDEPSSGLHPADNDRVISVLHKLRDLKNTVVVVEHDAEFIRTADHIVELGPAAGKAGGKVVFEGRYKKLIATTATPTSNFLNAPSIKTLKSAPRNEASQWLTLHDVTQNNLKNLTVSFPLGQLSVVTGISGSGKSSLIEQTLFPVLSDLMTETTTAETFSFCESTTGVEQIDEVILLDQALVGQTSRSIPATYLNLFDDIRAVFAQTADAKLRNLSPKHFSFNSKNGGRCHECKGTGLIDIDLQFLGDLTMVCQECHGKRYQRELLEIKYRKLNIAEVLALTVDEAFPFFRGQAALQKKLKQLKDVGLGYLPLGQPVSSLSGGECQRLKLAAYLTTTSRNKTLFLMNEPTCGLHPLDVKHVLNCFEHLLSAGHSFIVIEHNLQVVSNADHIIDLGPGAGEQGGSIVVTGTPSEVALHPTSYTGIALKHLTTAN